The window TTCTTTGAGGTAAAGAGCTACGTAAGAGTTAAGTACGGCCTTCCAATCATTTGTTTCATCTAGGTGGATGCCTGGTAAGCATCCCCGTGAAAGTGCGCGCTTAAGTTCAAACTCTTCTTCGCCAAGCTCCAAAAACGTCAAAGGTCCTAACTCGAATCGAATGACTCTTCCGGGTAGTAGGTTAGCATTTCCCCTTCTCAGTTTTCTCGCGCTAGAGCCGGTTAAAAGAAATCTTTGTTTGGGGTTGTCATCAATAAGAACTTGGATGGTATTGAGCAAACTGGGGATACGCTGAATTTCATCAACGAGTATGATCTTCTTTTGAGTAGTAAGTTCCTTGATGAGTTCCGTGTTTCTAAGATGGTTGAAATACTGTATCTCATCCGCTAGGTTGATAACCAAATCAGGTGAGAGTCCCTTTAATAGGGTGGATTTCCCAGTTTGCCTGGGGCCCAAGAGCAAGATGGATTTCTTGGTTTCCTGAATAGTTTTAGATAGTTGCCTGTCTACAAGCATACGTTATCACTTTACGGCTGTTTTTGATCATGGTCAACCGACAGCGGCCAGGCAAATTTGGAGCTATCCGTACAGGACTTACGCCTGTGTTTGGACATAGGTTACTTCGAAGCCCTAGTACGAAACTAGGTTTGTGCTTATGTTTCGACTTAGGAGCTTTGAAGCCCTACAACGAAAGGGAGTTAGCTGTGGCTAACGTGCTCATAATTGGTAGTGGAGGCAGAGAGGCGGCTCTCGCAAGATCTCTCGCTTCAAAAAACACCCACGTTTTTGGCGGTGCCAGACTGAACGAGTCGCTTGAATTTGTCGGAGTCTGCCCTTTGAGCGAAAAGACTCCAGATCTCCTCGCAGACTGGTGTCACAGCAGCGGAATAGATCTCGTCGTTATCGGGCCCGAAACACCACTTTGCGATGGCCTTTCAGATAGGTTGCGTGAAAAAGGCCTAGCCGTTTTCGGAGCCTCTCAGAAGGCCGCTCAACTTGAGGGCTCAAAAATTTTTGCTAAAGAATTTATGAAAAGACACCAGCTTCCAACCGCCAAATATGAATCAAGCTCAAAATATGATGAGGCTTGCCGATTGCTAGAGGATTTTCAAATTCCTGTTGTGATCAAAGCAGATGGTTTAGCGGCGGGTAAGGGAGTGTACATTTGTCAGAGCAGGTTAGAAGCTCAAACAGCCCTACGCGAAATAATGCTCGATAAAAAATTCGGTAGTCACACTACAAGCGTAGTTATTGAGGAGTTTCTTGAGGGAAAAGAAGTAAGTGTTCTCGTTTTAACAAACGGAACAGATTTCGAGCTTCTGCCGCTTGCGCAAGATCACAAGCGGCTACTTGATGATGATCAGGGGCCAAACACGGGCGGCATGGGAGTCGTTGCACCGGTTAAGTTAGAGTCAGCTCTTATGGCGCAAATTCACAAAGATATTTTGCAGCCGACGATTCGAGCGATATCAAGAGAAGCATTCGACTACCGAGGTATTTTGTATTTTGGCTTAATGCTGACGGCTAACGGCCCAAAAATTTTAGAGTTCAATGTAAGATTTGGTGACCCAGAAGCGCAGGCCATTCTCCCTTTGCTAGAAGGAAACCTCTTTGAAACATTGCTTGCTGTCGCAAAAGGCGAGCTACCGAAAGTTAGGACAAACGGCAAGTGTTCATCTGTCATTGTCCTTGCCGCTGAAGGCTATCCCGAAAACCCAATTAAAGGAGTTAATCTGGGCGACCTTCGAGGTAAAGATAAAGACTCTGACAAAGAAGCAAGCCCGGCAAATGTTGGCGGTAAAAATGGGCCTGCTGCTTCGCAAGTCAATGAAGCAAACACTGAAGCTGACTTAAAACAGAGTTTCGAAAGCTTGCTCGAAGACGCTCGCAGCGAGCTTTACTGGATTCATGCGGGAACAAAAAAGTTAGAAGATGGAACTTATGTTAGTGATGGCGGACGCGTTCTCAACTTAGTTGCTGTTGATGACTCTATCGAAACTGCACTTCAAAAATCGTATGAGTATTTGGACCGGCAAAATATTCCCTTACATTATAGAAAAGATATCGGATCCCGCCGTGATGAGAGCGCCCGACAGTGATTGGATCGATATCCTGAGTTTGATTAAAGATGTGATTTTATGCTAACTGCTTAATGCGATATAATCTATTATATGACTTTCCGACCACTGGGGCATCGCTCGCGTCGTACCAAATGATCGTAGTAATGATAGTCGACTAGTTCCAGTCGAAATGAAGATTGAGCATGCTCGTAGAGGTTGCCGATTCATGGTTGATCAAAACCTTTGAGGTGTCGCTCAGTTGCTCGGTGAGAGCCATTTGAAAGTTGGAGTTGGCTGCGTTGTAGTCCATGCTCGCATCAAAGAATCCCTTGTAATCGAGCTTTGCTCGTTGCTCAAAGGCCAAAACTTGCATACCAAACGAATGTGATACGGAACCCGGCTCGCGGCCACCGAGGCTTACCTCAGTTTTTAGTTTTTGTTCAATTTCTTTCGCGGCTCTTGCTAGTTCTGGATTATTGAAATAGCGACCTTCAACTAATGACTGAAGGCCTTTGTTCATAACACGCTGGCCAACGTCCCTGCCGTCAGCATGATTAGGAATGTCCGTAGGAATCGTGTTGGTTATTGAATTCTTATTAAAAACAGGATTAGGCCTCGCCTCGACGCCATCAAATTTATCCCAATCTAGTCCGGCGGCAAGGCCGGGGACAGATAGTTCTGACTTACGGCGCTTATCGTTTTTTACACGCCCTTCAGCGAGAGAATCTATGAAGTTTGGTCCAACAAATAGAGTTGACGACCTTGAGGTGGAAGTTTTCGTGGTTTCAGACTGAGAGCTCGTATCCGAAGACGCAATCGTTAGGTTTTGTGAGCTGAATTCCGATGGGGCAGAGTGACCGTAGACTGGAGCCAATAGACTGAGGCTAATAAAAAGTTTCGAAATTTTCATCTCAAACTGAGATGCCCTGGCGACCGGTGTCGTCGCAGGATTCTCCTTAGTAAGGGTTAGCTTTGTTTGTACGCTCTTAGCTAAATTCATATAAATTAATAACGCAAATACTGTGCCCACCTAAGCCATGTGGGTTAGGTATAGAGTAAGTATGCTGATTACCACGTTATCAGGTGATCAATTTGAGCTCAGCCTGTCAAATCAAGAGGCAGTTAGGGTAGCGGCCTGACTAAAGTTTGGTCATTTAGGTAAATCTTCCATGGTATGGGGCTTATTGAGGTCCTTGCACACCCCCGAATTCTTCGAGAATCTAGGAGGATCGGCGGTGCTTTTCTGTAAGGTCGCAGATTTTTCATAAGGTCGCTGTAGCTCTCGTTTGAGGGGAGGGGGGGGCGAGCGCCTCCCGCGACGACGTGTCGTTACATGCTTGTGGAGTAAATCCTAGATGCAAGTGGCGGCACGCCCTCAAAACTGCTATTCAGGGCGGAGTCTGCATTTTCCGTTATAAGGCTTCGCGGGTCCTTAGCGGGTTGAGACTTTTCCTTACCAAAAACCTGAAGCCCTTTCTTTTTAATCTTTTCTACAAGCGTTGTGCGATTCAAACCTAGCAACATAGCGGCCTGATTTCGGTTTCCGTCAGTTCTTTTTAGTGCCTCAAGGATGAGATCGTTTTCAAACTTATCAACGAGGTGATTGAAGTCTATTCCAGAAAAAGGAAATTCAACTACTCCGATCGCTGGTAGCATAGCTTTATTGGCTCGATACTTCGGCGGTAGATCTTCGAGCGTAATTGCACCACTTCCTTTTAGAATCGAAAGCCGCTCGACCAAGTTCTCAAGTTCGCGCACGTTACCGGGCCACGCGTACTGGCTCAAGACATCTGTGACTTCGCGAGAATAACTGCCTACCATACGACCCTTTGTGCGGTTGAAAAAATCTCTGAAATGTTCAAGCAAAATAGCGATGTCGGCTCTTCTTTCTCGAAGCGCGGGGATATGAATAGGGATAACATTGAGTCGATAATAAAGATCTTCGCGAAAAGTACCGCGCTCAATCATATCTTCTAGGTTTCTGTTGGTCGCCGCAATAATTCGAACGTTAACTTCTACGCTTTTGGTAGACCCAAGCGGTTCAAAGCGCTGATTTTGAAGTACTCTTAAAAGCTTAACTTGAAGACTTGGTGAGAGCTCGCCAATCTCATCCAAGAAAAGGGTGCCGTTATCAGCAAGTTCAAACCTTCCCACGCGAT is drawn from Bdellovibrionales bacterium CG10_big_fil_rev_8_21_14_0_10_45_34 and contains these coding sequences:
- a CDS encoding DNA-binding response regulator, which encodes MRGQVLVIDDESSIRISITRFLESRSFQVFSAGSLLVARELLSKNSEIDVVLLDLRLPDGNGIEFLTEIRSQNPQTQVVVLSGFGTVQNAIEATQRGAFHFITKPFNLEEVAVVIDRAIEQKKLKTENTALKQHISHRYKFSNIIGESKEIKSVLSLIERVCDTDATVLVTGESGTGKELVAQAIHQNSSRRNELLIPVNCGAIPAELLESELFGHIKGAFTGATQNRVGRFELADNGTLFLDEIGELSPSLQVKLLRVLQNQRFEPLGSTKSVEVNVRIIAATNRNLEDMIERGTFREDLYYRLNVIPIHIPALRERRADIAILLEHFRDFFNRTKGRMVGSYSREVTDVLSQYAWPGNVRELENLVERLSILKGSGAITLEDLPPKYRANKAMLPAIGVVEFPFSGIDFNHLVDKFENDLILEALKRTDGNRNQAAMLLGLNRTTLVEKIKKKGLQVFGKEKSQPAKDPRSLITENADSALNSSFEGVPPLASRIYSTSM
- a CDS encoding phosphoribosylamine--glycine ligase, with translation MVNRQRPGKFGAIRTGLTPVFGHRLLRSPSTKLGLCLCFDLGALKPYNERELAVANVLIIGSGGREAALARSLASKNTHVFGGARLNESLEFVGVCPLSEKTPDLLADWCHSSGIDLVVIGPETPLCDGLSDRLREKGLAVFGASQKAAQLEGSKIFAKEFMKRHQLPTAKYESSSKYDEACRLLEDFQIPVVIKADGLAAGKGVYICQSRLEAQTALREIMLDKKFGSHTTSVVIEEFLEGKEVSVLVLTNGTDFELLPLAQDHKRLLDDDQGPNTGGMGVVAPVKLESALMAQIHKDILQPTIRAISREAFDYRGILYFGLMLTANGPKILEFNVRFGDPEAQAILPLLEGNLFETLLAVAKGELPKVRTNGKCSSVIVLAAEGYPENPIKGVNLGDLRGKDKDSDKEASPANVGGKNGPAASQVNEANTEADLKQSFESLLEDARSELYWIHAGTKKLEDGTYVSDGGRVLNLVAVDDSIETALQKSYEYLDRQNIPLHYRKDIGSRRDESARQ